GGCGTTGCCCCCGGCGCGGGCCACCTGCTCGCCGGCGTCGGCCGCCGCCTCGTTGGGCGCGGAGATCGCGACGTCGAGGGGCGTGGGGCGGTTCACTCCCACTCGATGGTGCCCGGCGGCTTGCTGGTGACGTCGAGGACGACGCGGTTCACCTCACGGACCTCGTTGGTGATCCGCGTCGAGATCCGCTCCAGCAGCTCGTACGGCAACCGGGTCCAGTCGGCGGTCATGGCGTCCTCGCTGGACACCGGACGCAGCACGACCGGGTGCCCGTAGGTGCGACCGTCGCCCTGCACGCCGACGGAGTGCACGTCGGCCAGCAGGACCACGGGGAACTGCCAGATCGACGAGTCGAGGCCCGCCGCCGTGGTCTCCTGACGCACGATCGCGTCGGCCGCACGCAGGATCCGCAACCGGTCGGCGTCGACGGCGCCGACGATCCGGATCGCCAGGCCCGGGCCGGGGAAGGGGTGCCGCCCGACGATGGCCTCGGGGATGCCGAGCTGCCGCCCGACCTCGCGCACCTCGTCCTTGAACAGGGCACGCAGCGGCTCGATGAGGGAGAACTCCAGGTCCTCGGGGAGCCCGCCCACGTTGTGGTGGCTCTTGATGGTCGCCGCGCCCTCTCCCCCGCCGGACTCGACCACGTCGGGGTACAGGGTGCCCTGCACGAGGAACTTGACCGGTGGTCCGGGCGTCGCCAGGACCTCGGCCTCGGCCGCCTCGAACACCCGGATGAACTCGCGACCGATGATCTTGCGCTTGGTCTCGGGGTCGGTGACCCCCGCCAGGTGGCCGAGGAACTGCTCCCGGGCGTCGACGACCTTGAGGTCGACGCCGGTGGCCGCCACGTAGTCGAGCTCGACCTGCTCGGCCTCGCCCTCCCGGAGCAGGCCGTGGTCGACGAACACCGCGGTGAGCCGGTCACCGATGGCGCGCTGCACCAGGGCGGTGGAGACCGCCGAGTCGACACCGCCCGAGAGCGCCGAGATGACGCGGGAGTCGCCCACCTGTTCGCGGATCAGCGCGATCTGCTCCTCGACGATGTTGGCGCTCGTCCAGGTCTGCCGGCAACCGGCGATGTCGACCAGGAAGCGCTCCAGGATCGCCTGTCCGTGCTCGGAGTGGAGCACCTCGGGGTGCCACTGCACGCCGGCGAATCCGCGGCCGGTGTGCTCGAACGCCGCCACCGGGGCGCCGGAGGTGCTCGCGAGGGCCGTGAACCCGCCGGGTGCCGCCGAGACCGCGTCGCCGTGGCTCATCCACACACGGTGCCGGAGCGGGAGGTCGGCCAGCAGGGTGCCGGCCGTGTCGACCTGCATCTCGGTCCGGCCGAACTCCGACAGGCCGGTGCGCGCGACGGTGCCGCCGAGGGCGGCCGCCATCGCCTGGAACCCGTAGCAGATGCCGAACACCGGCACCGAGCCGTCGAGCACGCCCGGGTCCAGCTGCGGAGCGCCCGGCTCGTAGACCGACGAGGGCCCGCCCGACAGGATGATGGCGGCCGGCTTCTTCGCCAGCATCTCGGCGGCCGGCATGGTGCTGGGGACGATCTCGGAGAACACCCGCGCCTCACGGACCCGGCGCGCGATCAGCTGGGCGTACTGGGCGCCGAAATCGACCACCAGGACGGTGTCGTGCTGGGCCTCGGCGAGGGCTTCGGGCGTGGTCGTCCGGGGGTTCGTCACGCGTCGATCGTACCGGTGGCAACTTTCTTTCCGGTCCCCGTAACCCCGGTATCGGGGCGTCGTTGATACGGGTGGATCTAACTACACTCCCTCCCGTTAGATCTGTGCCCGCTCCTCGTGGCACAACAGAACCCGGTCCGTGGCTCCCTCCCGACCGGGTTCTGTGCATTCCGGACGCTTTTCGGCGCCGAACGCCCCTCCCGCCCGGGTGGAGAAGTTACGGAGCCGGCACGGCTCGTTGTCACTGGGCACGGCAGATCTCCCGTGCCCAGTGACAGGACTCCGTGCCGGCTCCGTAATCTCGCGGGTCAGCTGATGCCGACGATGGGCAGGCGGAGGGCGCCGGGAGCGTCGTCCGGCACGACCGGGTTCTTCGGCGCGACCGGCTCCATCTGCACGAAACCCCGCCCGACCTGCGGGCGCACGTCGGTCTCGCCGCGGTTCGGCCAGTACGACAGGGCCCGCTCGGCCTGCGCCGTGATGGTCAACGACGGGTTGACGCCCAGGTTGGCCGAGATCGCCGATCCGTCGATCACGTGCAGGCCGTCGTGGCCGTAGAGCCGGTGGTACGGGTCGATCACGCCGGTCTCGGGGCTGTCGCCGATGCAGGCACCTCCCATGAAGTGGGCAGTGAGCGGCACGTTGAACGGCTCGCCGATGGTGCCGCCGGCGGTGCCGCCCATGTGGTCGGCCATCCGCTGCACGGCCTCGTGGCCCTCGGGGATGAAGGCGGGGTTCGGGGCGCCGTGTCCCTGTCGCGACGACAGACGCCGGCCGAACAGGCCGCGCTTGGTGTAGGTGGTGATGGAGTTGTCGTGGGTCTGCATGACCAGCGCGATCAGCGTGCGCTCCGACCAGTGCCGCAGGTCGTACAGCTTGAACAGGTTGCGCTTCTGCACCCACATCTGCTTCAGCCACACCCGCCAGCGCGGGGTGTCGGTGCTGCCGTCGGTGAGCACGGTCTGCATCAGCGACATCGCGTTGGAACCCCGCCCGTAGCGGCACGGCTCGATGTGCGTGTGCTCGTTGGGGTGGAACGACGAGGTGATCGCGATGCCCTCGCTGTAGTCGACGTCCTTGCCGTCGGCGATCGCCCCGAGCAGCGCCTCGGAGTTCGTGCGCGTCAGCAGGCCGAGCCGCTGCGACACGTTCGGCAGCACGCCGCGGTCACGCATGCGGTGCAGCAGCTTCTGGGTGCCCATGGTGCTGGCGGCGAAGATCACCTGGTCGGCGGTCAGCGTCGTGCGTCGGCGGCCACGCTTGTTCGTGCGCCGCGTCTCGACCTCGTAGCCGCCACCGGGCAGGGGCCGGACGGCGGTGACGGTGGTGAGCGGCTTGACCTCGGCGCCGGCGCCCTCGGCCAGGTGCAGGTAGTTCTTCACCAGGGTGTTCTTGGCGTTGTGCCGGCACCCGGTCATGCACTCGCCACAGTTCGTGCAGGCGTTGCGGTCGGGTCCGGCGCCGCCGAAGTACGGGTCCCCCATCGGCTCGCCACCGCGCTCGCCGAACAGCACGCCCACCGGGGTGCTGTGGAACGTGCCCTCCACGCCCATCTCGGCCGCGACCTGTCGCATGACCCGGTCGGCCGGCGTCTCGAACGGGTAGGTCGTGACGCCGAGCATGCGCTTCGCCTGGTCGTAGTAGGGCGCGAGCTCGGACTTCCAGTCGGTGATGTGCCCCCAGGCCGGGTCGCGGTAGAACGGGTCGAGCGGCTCGTACAGCGTGTTGGCGTAGACCAGGGAGCCGCCGCCGACCCCCGCGCCCGACAGGATCAGCACGTCCTTGAGCTTGTCGATGCGCTGGATGCCGTAGCAGCCCAGGAACGGTGCCCACAGGAACTTGCGCAACCGCCACGAGGTCTTCGCGAAGTCGGCGTCCTCGTAGCGCTTGCCGGCCTCCAGCACGGCGACCTTGTACCCCTTCTCGACCAGCCGCAGCGCCGAGACGCTCCCGCCGAATCCCGATCCGATGACGATGACGTCGTAGTCGTGGCTCATGCGCGGCGAGTCCTCCTGAGTAGGGCGAGCGCCACGGTCATCACCCGGGCGAAGATCTTGGCCGACAGGAAGTCCGGTCCACCGACGGGGACGAGGCGCTGCACCCCCACCGACTGCGGCTCGGTGTAGCGCAGCAGGCCCTCGGGGCCCTGCCGACGACCCGTGCCCGAGGAGCGCATGCCGCCCATGGGGGCGTCGACGCTGCCGAACGTGGCCGAGAACCCCTCGTTGATGTTGACGGTGCCGGCCTTGATGCGGGGGGCGATCTCGCGTGCGTCGGGCACCGGGCCCCAGATGCTCGCGTTGAGCCCGTACTCACCGGCGTTGGCCAGTGCCACGGCCTCCTCGACGTCGCCGAAGCGGTACAGCGACACCAGCGGACCGAAGGTCTCGTCGGCGAAGCACTCGGCGGCCGCGGTGACCCCCTCGAGCACCGTGGGCTCGTAGAAGAACGGACCGAGGTCGGGCCGGGCCCGGCCACCGACGAGGACACTGGCGCCGTTGGCGATCGCGTCGTCGACGTGCTTGGCCGTGGTCTCGAGCTGCGCGGCCGAGACGAGCGAGCCGATGTCGGCGTCCCAGTCGAGCGACGGCCCGATGCTGAGCGAGCGCACCCGCTCGACGAACGCCTCACGGAACGCGTCGTACAGCGAGTCGTGCACGTACAGACGCTCGATGGAGACGCAGAGCTGGCCCGCCGAGGAGAAGCAGGCCGTGACCGCGCCCGCCGCGGCCCGGTCGACGTCGGCGCCCGGCAGCACGATCATGGGGTTCTTGCCGCCCAGCTCCAGCGAGCAGCTCACGAGTCGCTCCGCGGCCTGCTTGGCGACGAGGGTGCCCGTGGCGGTGGACCCGGTGAAGCAGATGTAGTCGGCCTGCTCGATGATCGCGGTGCCCACGACCGAGCCGGCGCCGCTGACGACCTGCCAGACGTCGGTGGGGATGCCGGCCTTGCGCAGCAGCTCGACGCCGGCCAGGGCGATCAACGGGCTCTGGCTGTCGGGCTTGAGGACGACCGCGTTGCCGGCGGCGATGGCGGGCAGACCGTCCGACAGCGCCATCGTGAGGGGGTAGTTCCAGGGGGCGATGATGCCGACGACACCCTTGGGCACCTGGTTCACGTGCACGCTGGTGAGACCCGGGATGGCGCCGTTGCGGCGCGACGGCGCCAGCTGCCGCTTCATCCGGCGCGCGTAGTAGCGGGCGGTGAGGGCGAGGTGGGCGACCTCGTCGAACGCGTGGGCGCGGCTCTTGCCCGACTCCAGCTGGATCAGGTCGAGCAGCTCGTCCTGGTGCCGCAGCACGAGGTCGTGCAGCCGCAGGAAGGCACGCTGGCGGCGGGCGATCGGCGTCGCGGCCCAGGCCACCTGCGCGGCCCTGGCCGCGTCGAACGCGTCGTCGACGTCCTCGAGGCTCGAGACGGGGACCTCCGCGAGCGGCCGGCCGGTGAGCGGCGACGTCGTGGTGCGGGTCTCGGCGCTGGTCGAGCGGATCTGCCGCGTCAGCTGGGTGATGCGGTCGGACGAGATCGGGACGGCGGCAGGCATGGGGGCCATCGTACCGCCGGTATGCCGGGGATGCCAGAGAAGTGACAGTTGAGTTACCCGCGGGTCACATCGCTGCGGACGTCCGCCGGTGGCCCTGGTCGGTCGAGCAGCTTCTCGAAGCACAACGAGTAGGTGACGGCGCGGTACGGCTCGAACACCTCGATCGGCACGTACCCGTGGCGTGCGTAGAACCGCAGGGCCGGTACCTGCCGGTCACCCGTGTGGATGACGACCCGTGCCGCCCCGGCGTCGCGCGCCGCCGCGTGCATCGCGTCGAGCAGCAGGTCGGCGACCCCCCGGCCCCGTTCGTCGGGCACGACGTACATGCGCTTGATCTCCAGCTCACCGGCCATGCCCGGGGACACGACGTCGTCGAGCCGCCGCAGGCAGGCGTGCCCGACCGGCCGGTCCGCCCGGTGGGCGACCACCGTGGTGACCACCGATCGCGGATCGAGGTCCTCCGACCCCGACCGGTGCAGCGCCGCCGGGTCGGAGGCGTACAACCGGTCGCCGGCGGCCATGTGGTCCGCCCGCAGCGCGACCGCGGCCGGATGGTCGAACGCGACCGCGCTCAGCTGCACGGCACCGGGCGACGGGCTCACGCCACGACGACCTCGACCCGCTGGAACTCCTTCAGCTCGGTGTAGCCGGTGGTGGCCATGGCCCGGCGCAGCGCTCCGATGAGGTTCATGGTGCCGTCCGGCACGGTGGACGGGCCGAACAGCACGGCCTCCAACGAGCCGATGGTGCCGAACTCGACCCGCTGGCCGCGCGGGAGGTCCGAGTGCCAGGCCTCGGCGCCCCAGTGGAAGCCCCGGCCCGGAGCCTCGTGCGCCCGGGCGAAGGGCGACCCGATCATGACGGCATCGGCGCCACAGGCGACCGCCTTGGCGAGGTCGCCGCTGCGACCGATCGAGCCGTCGGCGATCACGTGCACGTAGCGTCCGCCGGACTCGTCGAGGTAGTCGCGGCGGGCGGCGGCGACGTCCGCGACGGCCGAGGCCATCGGGACCGCGACGCCGAGCACCGTGCGGGTGGTGTGCGCCGCACCGCCGCCGAAGCCCACCAGCACGCCGGCGGCGCCGGTCCGCATGAGGTGCAGGGCCGCCTGGTAGGTGGCGCACCCACCCACGACGACGGGCACGTCGAGCTCGTAGATGAACTCCTTGAGGTTCAGCGGCTCGGTGTGGCCGGAGACGTGCTCGGCCGACACCGTGGTGCCGCGGATGACGAACAGGTCGACGCCGGCCTCGACCACCACGTCGGCGAACTGCTTGGTGCGCTGCGGCGAGAGCGCTCCGGCGACCGTGACCCCGGCCGCGCGCACCTCGTGCAGGCGCTGCGTGATCAGCTCGGGTCGGATCGGCTCGGCGTAGATCTGCTGCATCCGGGCGGTGGCGGCCACCGGGTCGAGCGAGGCGATCTCGGCCAGCAGCGGTTCGGGATCCTCGTACCGGGTCCACAGTCCCTCGAGGTCGAGGACGCCGAGTCCGCCGTGCTGGCCGAGGGCGATGGCGGTGGCGGGGCTCATGACCGAGTCCATGGGGGCGGCCAGCACGGGCAGCTCGAAGCGGTAGGCGTCGATCTGCCAGGCGGTGGACACCTCCTCGGGATCGCGGGTGCGCCGGCTCGGCACGATCGCGATGTCGTCGAAGGAATAGGCGCGGCGACCCCGCTTGGCCGTGCCGATCTCGATCTCGGTGCTCATGCGACCACCCTAGTGCGCGGTCCCCTTCCCCCTGACAGTGACGTTTGCGCCCCGAAACGGATCAATTCGGGGCCGGAACGTCACTCCCAGGGGGAACGGGAGCTATCGCGAGGTGTAGTTCGGCGCCTCCGCAACCATCTGGATGTCGTGCGGGTGGCTCTCCTTGAGCGACGCCGAGGTGATCCGGACGAACCGGCCCTTCTCCTGCAGCTCGGGGATCGTGCGGGCACCGACGTAGAACATCGACTGGTTCAGGCCGCCGATCAGCTGGTGGGCGACGGCCGACAGCGGACCGCGGTAGGCGACCTGGCCCTCGACCCCCTCGGGCACGATCTTGTCGTCGCTCGCGACCTCGGCCTGGAAGTACCGGTCCTTGCTGTACGACTTCTTGCCACGGCTGCTCATGGCGCCCAGCGACCCCATGCCGCGGTACGCCTTGAACTGCTTGCCGTTGACGAAGACCACCTCGCCCGGCGACTCCTCGACCCCGGCGAGCATCGAACCGATCATGACGGTCTCGGCCCCGGCGACCAGCGCCTTGGCGATGTCGCCGGACTGCTGCAGGCCCCCGTCGGCGATGACCGGGACGCCCGCCGGGGCGCACGCGAGGGAGGCCTCGTGGACGGCGGTGATCTGCGGGACCCCGCAGCCGGTGACGACGCGGGTGGTGCAGATCGATCCCGGTCCGAACCCGACCTTGACGGCGTCGGCCCCGGCGTCGACGAACGCCTGGGCGCCGTCGCGGGTGGCCACGTTGCCGCCGATGACCTGCACGTGACGGGTGGCCGGATCGGTCTTCAGCCGCTGCACGATCTCCAGCAGCATCCGGACGTGGCCGTGGGCGGTGTCGGCGACCAGCACGTCGACGCCCGCCTCGATGAGGGTCGTGGCCCGCTCCCAGGCGTCGCCGAAGTAGCCGATCGCGGCGCCGACCATGAGCCGGCCGTCGGCGTCGTGGGAGGCATCGGGGAACTGCTCGCTCTTGACGAAGTCCTTGACCGTGATCAGGCCGGCCAGCCGGCCCTGGTCGTCCACCAGCGGCAGGCGCTCGCGCTTGTGCTTGCGCAGCAGCAGGGTCGCGTCCTCGCGGCTGATGCCGACGTCGCCGGTGATCAGCGGCATCGGCGTCATCATCTCGTCGACCTTGGTGGTGGCCCACTCGGCCAGCGGCGTGAACCGCAGGTCGCGGTTGGTGATGATGCCGAGCAGGCAGTTGTCGGGGTCGACGACCGGCAGACCCGATACCCGGTACTCGCCGCAGATGCGGTCGAGGTCCTCCAGGGTGGCGTCGGGGCCGATCGTGACGGGGTTGGAGATGATGCCGGTCTGCGTGCGCTTGACCAGGTCGACCTGGTACGCCTGGTCCTCGAGCG
The Aeromicrobium marinum DSM 15272 genome window above contains:
- a CDS encoding GuaB3 family IMP dehydrogenase-related protein, whose product is MSTEIEIGTAKRGRRAYSFDDIAIVPSRRTRDPEEVSTAWQIDAYRFELPVLAAPMDSVMSPATAIALGQHGGLGVLDLEGLWTRYEDPEPLLAEIASLDPVAATARMQQIYAEPIRPELITQRLHEVRAAGVTVAGALSPQRTKQFADVVVEAGVDLFVIRGTTVSAEHVSGHTEPLNLKEFIYELDVPVVVGGCATYQAALHLMRTGAAGVLVGFGGGAAHTTRTVLGVAVPMASAVADVAAARRDYLDESGGRYVHVIADGSIGRSGDLAKAVACGADAVMIGSPFARAHEAPGRGFHWGAEAWHSDLPRGQRVEFGTIGSLEAVLFGPSTVPDGTMNLIGALRRAMATTGYTELKEFQRVEVVVA
- a CDS encoding GMC oxidoreductase — encoded protein: MSHDYDVIVIGSGFGGSVSALRLVEKGYKVAVLEAGKRYEDADFAKTSWRLRKFLWAPFLGCYGIQRIDKLKDVLILSGAGVGGGSLVYANTLYEPLDPFYRDPAWGHITDWKSELAPYYDQAKRMLGVTTYPFETPADRVMRQVAAEMGVEGTFHSTPVGVLFGERGGEPMGDPYFGGAGPDRNACTNCGECMTGCRHNAKNTLVKNYLHLAEGAGAEVKPLTTVTAVRPLPGGGYEVETRRTNKRGRRRTTLTADQVIFAASTMGTQKLLHRMRDRGVLPNVSQRLGLLTRTNSEALLGAIADGKDVDYSEGIAITSSFHPNEHTHIEPCRYGRGSNAMSLMQTVLTDGSTDTPRWRVWLKQMWVQKRNLFKLYDLRHWSERTLIALVMQTHDNSITTYTKRGLFGRRLSSRQGHGAPNPAFIPEGHEAVQRMADHMGGTAGGTIGEPFNVPLTAHFMGGACIGDSPETGVIDPYHRLYGHDGLHVIDGSAISANLGVNPSLTITAQAERALSYWPNRGETDVRPQVGRGFVQMEPVAPKNPVVPDDAPGALRLPIVGIS
- the guaA gene encoding glutamine-hydrolyzing GMP synthase, yielding MTNPRTTTPEALAEAQHDTVLVVDFGAQYAQLIARRVREARVFSEIVPSTMPAAEMLAKKPAAIILSGGPSSVYEPGAPQLDPGVLDGSVPVFGICYGFQAMAAALGGTVARTGLSEFGRTEMQVDTAGTLLADLPLRHRVWMSHGDAVSAAPGGFTALASTSGAPVAAFEHTGRGFAGVQWHPEVLHSEHGQAILERFLVDIAGCRQTWTSANIVEEQIALIREQVGDSRVISALSGGVDSAVSTALVQRAIGDRLTAVFVDHGLLREGEAEQVELDYVAATGVDLKVVDAREQFLGHLAGVTDPETKRKIIGREFIRVFEAAEAEVLATPGPPVKFLVQGTLYPDVVESGGGEGAATIKSHHNVGGLPEDLEFSLIEPLRALFKDEVREVGRQLGIPEAIVGRHPFPGPGLAIRIVGAVDADRLRILRAADAIVRQETTAAGLDSSIWQFPVVLLADVHSVGVQGDGRTYGHPVVLRPVSSEDAMTADWTRLPYELLERISTRITNEVREVNRVVLDVTSKPPGTIEWE
- a CDS encoding succinic semialdehyde dehydrogenase, whose product is MPAAVPISSDRITQLTRQIRSTSAETRTTTSPLTGRPLAEVPVSSLEDVDDAFDAARAAQVAWAATPIARRQRAFLRLHDLVLRHQDELLDLIQLESGKSRAHAFDEVAHLALTARYYARRMKRQLAPSRRNGAIPGLTSVHVNQVPKGVVGIIAPWNYPLTMALSDGLPAIAAGNAVVLKPDSQSPLIALAGVELLRKAGIPTDVWQVVSGAGSVVGTAIIEQADYICFTGSTATGTLVAKQAAERLVSCSLELGGKNPMIVLPGADVDRAAAGAVTACFSSAGQLCVSIERLYVHDSLYDAFREAFVERVRSLSIGPSLDWDADIGSLVSAAQLETTAKHVDDAIANGASVLVGGRARPDLGPFFYEPTVLEGVTAAAECFADETFGPLVSLYRFGDVEEAVALANAGEYGLNASIWGPVPDAREIAPRIKAGTVNINEGFSATFGSVDAPMGGMRSSGTGRRQGPEGLLRYTEPQSVGVQRLVPVGGPDFLSAKIFARVMTVALALLRRTRRA
- a CDS encoding GNAT family N-acetyltransferase → MSPSPGAVQLSAVAFDHPAAVALRADHMAAGDRLYASDPAALHRSGSEDLDPRSVVTTVVAHRADRPVGHACLRRLDDVVSPGMAGELEIKRMYVVPDERGRGVADLLLDAMHAAARDAGAARVVIHTGDRQVPALRFYARHGYVPIEVFEPYRAVTYSLCFEKLLDRPGPPADVRSDVTRG
- the guaB gene encoding IMP dehydrogenase, coding for MEQTGIPDKFAALGLTYDDVLLLPGFSDLNPSEIDTTSRLTREISLKVPLVSAAMDTVTESRMAIAMARQGGIGVLHRNLSLEDQAYQVDLVKRTQTGIISNPVTIGPDATLEDLDRICGEYRVSGLPVVDPDNCLLGIITNRDLRFTPLAEWATTKVDEMMTPMPLITGDVGISREDATLLLRKHKRERLPLVDDQGRLAGLITVKDFVKSEQFPDASHDADGRLMVGAAIGYFGDAWERATTLIEAGVDVLVADTAHGHVRMLLEIVQRLKTDPATRHVQVIGGNVATRDGAQAFVDAGADAVKVGFGPGSICTTRVVTGCGVPQITAVHEASLACAPAGVPVIADGGLQQSGDIAKALVAGAETVMIGSMLAGVEESPGEVVFVNGKQFKAYRGMGSLGAMSSRGKKSYSKDRYFQAEVASDDKIVPEGVEGQVAYRGPLSAVAHQLIGGLNQSMFYVGARTIPELQEKGRFVRITSASLKESHPHDIQMVAEAPNYTSR